Proteins from one Archocentrus centrarchus isolate MPI-CPG fArcCen1 chromosome 8, fArcCen1, whole genome shotgun sequence genomic window:
- the LOC115784234 gene encoding LOW QUALITY PROTEIN: SE-cephalotoxin-like (The sequence of the model RefSeq protein was modified relative to this genomic sequence to represent the inferred CDS: inserted 1 base in 1 codon; deleted 2 bases in 2 codons; substituted 1 base at 1 genomic stop codon), with amino-acid sequence MLSRWRSASMLLASLMFLYWTTSSARPHDPLPADLSQPHRVVRDLPEDSRDQADQVLNAAKDSLSLFKDVMENINPDKSVGVIKSLSNFASLAPGIGGVVSSVISMVLAFIPQEDPVLKAVKEGFAEVNRKLDSLSIQISDLATDVEWFSYVSVYSQDELCILNAWRKFNEFXKSGELMQREDKQHLAQTFTNYYENTGAETGMTNLYHYLTVSSTSLSGNINXKFKCNVSQISKYNLYLSSLLWKGMVANQFYWKLMGFNTAAKEAGHTQMFKTVSEAQISTVDFCLNNYEQYMKNDVIETTKALSHDNKQDIAEQVKQVLDQKYSWYSWVVVVYDTSVFFNDYSMMTIHMDSITVAVGYTLKKRTLKQKQYKMSWSRVTRR; translated from the exons ATGCTGTCCCGATGGCGGTCTGCCTCCATGCTCTTGGCTTCACTGATGTTTCTTTACTGGACGACCTCTTCTGCCCGGCCCCATGACCCCCTCCCAGCTGACCTCTCACAGCCTCACAGGGTGGTCAGAGATCTGCCTGAGGACAGCAGAGACCAAGCTGATCAAGTTCTGAATGCTGCCAAagactctctgtctctgtttaaaGATGTGATGGAGAACATTAACCCAGATAAGTCGGTGGGTGTGATAAAGAGCCTTTCCAACTTTGCTAGCCTAGCGCCTGGCATCGGAGGTGTGGTCTCCTCCGTCATCAGTATGGTCTTAGCCTTCATCCCTCAGGAAGACCCGGTGCTGAAGGCAGTGAAGGAAGGCTTCGCTGAAGTAAACAGGAAGCTGGACTCTCTCTCCATCCAGATCTCGGACCTGGCGACAGACGTTGAATGGTTCAGCTACGTCAGCGTCTACTCTCAAGATGAACTCTGCATCCTCAACGCCTGGAGGAAGTTCAATGAGTTTTGAAAGAGCGGCGAGTTGATGCAACGAGAAGACAAACAGCATCTGGCACAGACGTTCACCAACTACTATGAGAACACAGGAGCTGAGACCGGT ATGACCAACCTGTACCATTACCTGACCGTCAGCAGCACATCTCTGAGCGGAAACATCA GGAAGTTTAAATGTAACGTCAGTCAGATCAGCAAATACAACCTGTATTTAAGCAGCTTGCTGTGGAAGGGGATGGTAGCCAACCAGTTCTACTGGAAACTGATGGGATTCAACACAGCAGCCAAAGAAGCTGGACACACTCAGATGTTCAAGACGGTCTCTGAAGCTCAGATATCAACTGTGGACTTCTGTCTGAACAACTATGAGCAGTACATGAAGAATGATGTGATAGAGACCACCAAAGCTCTCAGTCACGAT AACAAGCAGGACATCGCTGAGCAGGTGAAGCAGGTTCTGGACCAGAAGTACAGCTGGTACagctgggtggtggtggtgtacgATACATCTGTATTTTTCAATGATTACAGCATGATGACGATCCACATGGACAGCATCACTGTGGCTGTGGGCTACACTCTGAAGAAGAGGACACTAAAGCAGAAGCAGTATAAAATGAGCTGGAGTCGTGTTACCAGGAGATAA